AATTGATTTTCTCCAAAGAGCTCAACACCAATCTTCTGTACTTGATCGAAACCAAAAATTGAAAGATCTTTTAAGAATGGCAACCTTCCAACTGATGGTAGTGACTTGCAGTTTTTACAATTGAGAAGCTTCAAAGACGACAAATTCTTGAGGGAAGAATCTGCTATCCAAGATGAGAATTTTACACCCCCGTAATTCCCAATGATAAGTTGCTCAAGGTTTTTCGGAGGATGAAGAAAGTCCAACACCCGCTCTTCAACTTCTGTTTTCCTTGTATTATTCTCCAAGTCTGTACCCCATTGTAGTTCTAACCCATCAATCCCTAGCTTCTCATTTAACTTAGCTTCCCTCGCATCTTGACCATTAACATTCCCCAATCCAGAAAGACAAAAATTACCTCTAAGGTTTGACAAATTTTTCAATTCTCTAATAAGACGTCCATCACCTTCCCCTATAACAAAATTAGATAACGTTTGAAGCTTAGTTAGCTGATCAAATCCGGAGGGCATCCTTTCTATTGAATCCGCACCTCTAATATCAAGAAAATGCAAGTTGACAAGGTTTCCGATCTTCGAGGGTAAATTTTTGAGCTTTCGACAATCTCTTAATATTAAAGTTTCCAAATGATAAAGAGTACACAAAGAATCAGGTAAACGATTGATTCTGGTTCTAGAAAAATTTAAGTAGCGTAgatgttttaaattttcaaaaaagtcgGGCAAATCATAGATCTCATACCCACCCAAAGAAAGAACCCTTAAGTAGCTAAGTCTTGGCAACAAATCCTCCAAGACAACGTTAGATAAATAGAATACCTCATATCTTGGAGCACCTAATGGTAAGAAAGTACGTAAAGAAGTCATTTGATAAAATGCCTCAAACTTCTTTACACTCTGATACCGATCATTGATAACATAAGCTGAGTGGCGAGAACGATGCGAAAACTTTTGTCGCTTTTCACCCTCCAGTCTGCAACATATTTCTCCTGCAACTGATTGAGCTAAATCATTCATAAGATCATGCATCATGAAACGGGATTTGTCTTCACTAGATCTTTGAAAAAATGACCTCGACACTAGATCTTGAAAATATTGGTTTCCAAGACCTTTGCCTTGAATTTTAGCTTTTGATTGCAAGAAACCTTCTGCTCTCCATAACAAGATTATCTCTTCTTCttcaaattcataatctttaGGAAATATGGAGCAGTATGCAAAGCATCGTTTCAAATGAGGAGGAAGATAATGGTAGCTTAATCGCAAAGCTGGAACTAAGCCACATGGATCTTCTGGGAGGTCCCATATCTCGCTCTCATATACTTTTTCCCATTCACTATGATCCGTTACTGTGCGTAATAAGCTTCCAATGGCTTTTGCTGCCAAAGGTAAGCCGTTGCACCTTCTCACTATGTTCTCTCCAATTTCTTTAAATTGGAGATGCCCATCAAAGTTTCTTGCTTTCAATGCATGCTGAGCAAATATGGATAAACAATCATGATGCGAGAGTTTATCCAAGTAAAACGCTTTCACCGAATCCACATTAGATGAAACCTTTTGGAGTCGAGTTGTTACAATAATCTTGGTTCCTGCTCCAAATGGAGCCCGTAAGATGGTCCAATCACTGTAACTCTCGTTCCAAATGTCATCTAAAACAAGCAGCATCCTTTTTCCGGATAACTTCTCCTTCAACTTAACTTGAAGCAAGTTCAAGTCATTCTCATCACGTGAGTCAGCATCGAGGGATCTTAAAATCGTCTTTGTTATGTTAACAGCATCAAAGTCATCAGAAACGCATACCCAGGACTTGTGATCGAAAGACTCCTTAATGCTGGGATCATTGTAAACAAGCTGAGCAAGAGTTGTTTTCCCCATCCCTCCCATGCCAACGATGGAAAGGACACAAACTCCATCGGAATTGTTACTTTTGAGCAACTCAAGCATTTCTTGCTTCTCATTGGCTCTACCAACATACTCCACAACTCCATCCATCAAGGAAGTTGGTTGCAGCCTGGGTTTCTTTCCCTTGGAAGTTGCGCCTTGAGACATGATCTCACTCAACCCCAAATTACTTCTTCGAGTGTTCAAACTATTCAGTCTATCGGTGATTGCTTTTATCTTTGAAATCATCTTAGCATTGAACATAAAAGCGATTGGAGAGAAATGACCACCAGTACAGTAGGTTGGAATGAGTTTCTGTACCTTACTAGTGCTGGCTTGTGCTTGAGTTTTTGGAGCTTGAGACGTAACTCTTGGTAAGCGAACTCGTCCAAGATGTCATCCACATCGTAAGCTAAGTCTTGGAGATCGTCCAACCAATTCTTCACACCCTCGTCCTTGATCTGCTTCTCCTCTGCATGGTTCAACACTGCTTTGATCTCGGGGAATATGGATTGCCACAGCTTGAGTTGGTGGTGGACTTGCCGGTGATCGGCCACAAAGTTGAGTACAGAGTCAAGCAACTTGGCA
The genomic region above belongs to Gossypium hirsutum isolate 1008001.06 chromosome D05, Gossypium_hirsutum_v2.1, whole genome shotgun sequence and contains:
- the LOC107942246 gene encoding putative disease resistance RPP13-like protein 1 produces the protein MFNAKMISKIKAITDRLNSLNTRRSNLGLSEIMSQGATSKGKKPRLQPTSLMDGVVEYVGRANEKQEMLELLKSNNSDGVCVLSIVGMGGMGKTTLAQLVYNDPSIKESFDHKSWVCVSDDFDAVNITKTILRSLDADSRDENDLNLLQVKLKEKLSGKRMLLVLDDIWNESYSDWTILRAPFGAGTKIIVTTRLQKVSSNVDSVKAFYLDKLSHHDCLSIFAQHALKARNFDGHLQFKEIGENIVRRCNGLPLAAKAIGSLLRTVTDHSEWEKVYESEIWDLPEDPCGLVPALRLSYHYLPPHLKRCFAYCSIFPKDYEFEEEEIILLWRAEGFLQSKAKIQGKGLGNQYFQDLVSRSFFQRSSEDKSRFMMHDLMNDLAQSVAGEICCRLEGEKRQKFSHRSRHSAYVINDRYQSVKKFEAFYQMTSLRTFLPLGAPRYEVFYLSNVVLEDLLPRLSYLRVLSLGGYEIYDLPDFFENLKHLRYLNFSRTRINRLPDSLCTLYHLETLILRDCRKLKNLPSKIGNLVNLHFLDIRGADSIERMPSGFDQLTKLQTLSNFVIGEGDGRLIRELKNLSNLRGNFCLSGLGNVNGQDAREAKLNEKLGIDGLELQWGTDLENNTRKTEVEERVLDFLHPPKNLEQLIIGNYGGVKFSSWIADSSLKNLSSLKLLNCKNCKSLPSVGRLPFLKDLSIFGFDQVQKIGVELFGENQLNPFASLEILSFESLRNWKEWDTCEGDEKDLKLPSLRELSIKNCPQLLGRCPLLKEECSSDKGREWSKISHIPFVVIDFKAVIPRESD